The genomic interval GAAACGGGCGCTGCAATTCCAGAAGAACCGATTATTTTCTTCAAATCAACCACTTCTTTATGTGGGCCAAATGATAACTTGATTATTCCAAAAAACAGCGAAAAAACAGACTGGGAAGTGGAATTAGCATTTGTCGTTGGTAAAAAAGCAAGCTACGTTTCTGAAGAAGATGCACCAAATTACATTGCTGGATATTGCCTTTTGAATGATTATAGTGAAAGAGCATTCCAAATCGAGCGCGGCGGACAATGGGCAAAAGGAAAAGGTTCTGACACCTTTGCTCCTCTTGGACCAATTATGGCAACTCCAGACGAAGTTGGTGATGTTAATAATCTAAAAATGTGGCTTACTGTAAACGGAAAAACATTCCAAAACAGTAATACTTCAAACTTGATTTTCAAAATTCCATTTTTAGTGCATTATTTAAGCCAGTTTATGACATTGCTTCCTGGCGATGTTATTAGTACAGGAACGCCTCCGGGAGTTGGATTAGGAATTAAACCAGATCCAATTTACATCAAAGCGGGTGACGTAATCGAATTAGGAATTGAAGGTTTAGGTACAAGTAAACAAACTGCCGTAGCGTATCAACAAAACTAAAATTATGGCAACACAAAAATTTTATCTGGCATTAGACTTAAAAGACGATGCAGATTTGATTGCAGAATATAAAGAACTGCATGAAAATGTTTGGCCAGAAATCAAGAAAAGCATTCAAGATTCTGGAATTGAAGTTCTGGATATTTATTGTACAGGAAACCGCTTGTTTATGATTATCGAAGCAGATGCTGATTTTACTTTCGAAAAGAAAGACCAAGCCGATACGGCAAACGAAAAAGTTCAGGAATGGGAAACTTTAATGTGGAAATTCCAACAAGCTTTACCATGGGCAAAACCAGGACAAAAATGGATTTTAATGGATAAGATATTTGGATTGTAAGATTCTAATATTATTTCAAATTATAAAAAAGCGGATTTCAAATTGGAATCCGCTTTTTGTTTTATTACGAAATGGTAATTTTATTTTAACACGTAATATGTTGTTTATTAATGTTTTTAATTAATTTTAAATTATTGAAAATTAACCTTAATTAATCAACAAATGAAAAAACTTATTATTGCATGCTTTTTTATATCTGGAGCTATTTTTGCTCAGGACATGAATGTTGTTCAGGGAAATTTTGACTTTTTAAAAGACCAAAAAGAAGTCAACGTATCATTTGATTACAGTGATTTTACTATGATGAAAGAAAAAATGCCTGAGGCACAATACGTTCAAGAACACAAAGCAGATTTAGATAAAAAAGCAAAAGGCAACGGAAATATCTGGGAGAAAAAATGGATTGCAGCAAGAGAACAAATCTGGACTCCTAAATTTTTAGAAATTGCCAATACCGTTTTAACCAAAGAGAAAAAAGATTTAAATTTTCAAGAAGGATTAAAAACGCCATACACGCTTATTGTAAAAACAGTTTGGCTTTTCCCTGGCTGGGATGCAGGAATTATGAAACAACCTGCAAAAGTTACCACAAACCTAAAATTTGTTGACTCGTCTAATAAATCAAATGTGTTATTAGAAATTACCAGCGACGAAGCGCCCGGCGATCAATGGGGAAGCAATTTTAGTAATGAATCTCGACTTGGAGAAGGTTATGCAAAAACGGCAAAATCTATGTCAAAACTTATAATAAAGAAAACGAAATAACAATATTTCATATTCCGTTAGGAATATCTCGTCGGTAGAAAAAATATTGTCGTTTTATATTATGTCCTTTAGGGACATTTGATTTACGGAAATAATATATCTAAATCTAATTAATCAAACGTTCCTACGG from Flavobacterium sp. YJ01 carries:
- a CDS encoding fumarylacetoacetate hydrolase family protein; amino-acid sequence: MKLIRFGEEGKEKPGVLLNEKRYDVSSIVTDYNEAFFENDGLAKLEEALKNNPSLPEVNDSVRLGSPVARPSKIICIGLNYVDHCEETGAAIPEEPIIFFKSTTSLCGPNDNLIIPKNSEKTDWEVELAFVVGKKASYVSEEDAPNYIAGYCLLNDYSERAFQIERGGQWAKGKGSDTFAPLGPIMATPDEVGDVNNLKMWLTVNGKTFQNSNTSNLIFKIPFLVHYLSQFMTLLPGDVISTGTPPGVGLGIKPDPIYIKAGDVIELGIEGLGTSKQTAVAYQQN
- a CDS encoding L-rhamnose mutarotase, encoding MATQKFYLALDLKDDADLIAEYKELHENVWPEIKKSIQDSGIEVLDIYCTGNRLFMIIEADADFTFEKKDQADTANEKVQEWETLMWKFQQALPWAKPGQKWILMDKIFGL